The sequence GGGAACCCATGGGGGCGCCGAGGCCTTTGCTGAGGCACACGCTCACCGTATCTGCGCCATCTGCCAACTCATGCACCAAAACGCCCAAGAAGGCAGCCGCATGCCACAGGCGTGCGCCATCCAGATGCACCGCGAGCTTTTTTTCTTGGGCTGCTGCTGTCAGTTCGCGATGGTCCTGGAGGCTGAGGCAGGTGCCGCCGGCGAAATTATGGGTGTTCTCCAGGCAGAGCAGGGTGGTGCGCAATGTGTAGTAAGGGCCGCTGCTTCCCGCAGCCTTGCGCACCTGGTCGCCGGTGATGCGGCCGGATTTTCCGGTCCAGGGCAGGGCCTCGGGCATGCCCCCCGCGAGCCATGCGGCGGTGCCCAGTTCCGAACCCAGCACGTGGGCCTGGGCGGGAGCCAGGAAACGGTCGCCCCGCCGCAGGTGCAGCATCATGGCGATGCCGTTGGCCATGCAGCCCGTGGGCGTCCACAGCGCCGCCTCCTTGCCCAGCACCTCCGCGACCTTGCGCTCCAGGCGATCCAGGGTGGGGTCCCGCTCCAGCACGTCATCCCCGACCTCGGCCTCCGCCATGGCGGCGCGCATTTCAGGGGACGGCTTGGTGACTGTGTCGGAACGGAAATCAAGGATTCGCATGGCTTCATTATTCACGGGAATGGAGGGGAGGATGGCAAACTCAATCTTTACGCCGGGAGTCTGAATGCAACTTTGGCACGCCATCCTGCTGGGCCTGATCCAGGGCCTTACGGAATTCTTGCCGGTGTCCTCCACCGCCCATCTGACCTTGGCCGAACATCTGATGCTGGGACGGGGCATGCCGTTGGCCTTCGACGTATTGCTGCATGTGGGCACCCTGCTGGCGCTTTGCGTCTACTTCCGAAAAGAGCTGTTCCAGGTCTTCATGGGCATCATCGGGAAGGATGCCGAGGGACGCAAATCGGCCCTTTGGCTCTTCATCGCCATGATCCCGACGGGCATCTTCGGGCTTGCCACCAAGGGCATCAAAGAAACCGCGAAGCAGCATCTCTGGGTTTACGGCATCGGCCTGCTGGTGACCGCCTGGATGCTCTACCTGGCGAATGAGCGCAGCAAGAAACAGGCTGGCCGCGACCTCGAAGCGCTGACGGCGAAGGATGCCCTGGCCATCGGCGCCATCCAAGGACTGGGCGGGGGTTTCGGTCTCAGCCGCAGCGGCTCGACGATTTCCGTAGGAGTGTTCAGCGGGCTTAAATTGCCCTCATCCACCCGCTTCAGCTTTCTGCTGGGCATTCCCACCATCGCCGCGGCCGCCTTGCTGGAGGCGAAGGAGCTGGTGGTGCCCATGGTCAAACATCTGCCGATGCCCGAGGAGATGCGGTTTCCAGCCGGCTCCATCAATCCGGTCCTCGCCTGCGTCGTCGGCGTGGCGGTGGCCGCAGTGTCCGGCTACTTCGCCATCGGCGTCCTGGATCGGTTCACCCGCTCCCCGAAACTCAATGGTTTCGCGTTCTACTGCCTTTGCATGGGGCTGGCGATGCTGATCCTGGGCACGGTCGGCGTGGACGGGTTCTTCTACGCGACGACCATGCAGCATCCCTAGAACGGATCAAGCCCTTCCGCTGATCCCTGCCGCTGTTCCGCTCGCCGATCCCTGCGGCCCGTTGGCCGGTTTGCGGACGGGGGCTTGGGCTTCTTTCCTAGACTGGCTTCATCGCTTCAACAGGAGTTTTCGTGATCCAGGTGACGGACCTTCACAAAGCCTTCACGGTGAAGGACGGAAAGACCAAGGCCAAGAAGCGCATCGAGGCCGTGCGCGGCATCTCCTTCCAGGTGAACCCGGGCGAGATCTACGGCCTGCTGGGACCGAACGGGGCCGGGAAATCCACCACGCTGCGCATGATCGCGACCCTGATGCAGCCGGACCAGGGCACCATCGAAGTCTGCGGGCTGGATACCCAGAAGGAGGGCGAGAAAGTCCGCGGCAAGCTCGGCTACCTCTCCACGGACATGAATGTCTACGAGCGCTTCACGCCCCGGGAACTGCTGCGCATTTTCGGCGAGTTCCAAGGAGTCGATCCCACCATCGCCGAGCGCCGGGGCCTCTACCTGCTGGAGAAGCTCCAGCTCATGGATTTCACCGATGTGAAGATGGATGGCCTCTCTTCGGGCCAGAAGCAGAAGGTCTCCATCGCCCGGGCATTGCTGCACGATCCCAAGGTGGTGATCTTCGACGAACCCACCACGGGGCTCGATGTGCTCACGGCCAAGACCGTGCTGGACCTGCTGCGGGTGATGAAGAGCGAGGGCCGGACCGTGATCGTGAGCACCCATGTCATGCCGCTGGTGGACGAGATCTGCGACCGGGTGGGCATCATCTTCGATGGGGAACTCTATGGGGACGCGCCGCCGAGGGAAATACTCGGCCGCTACTCGGTGCGGACCCTGGATGAAGTCTTCTTCCAGTTGGCGGCGGGAGGTGCAAGGTGAGGGGCGTTGGACTGATCTTCAAGAAAGAGTGGATGGAGTTCTCCAAGGACCGGCGGACGCTGTTCTTCACCTTCGTGATCCCGCTCATCCTGTTTCCGGCCATCTTCATGATGATGACCAAGATGGCCCAGGGCGATTCGAACCGCCGGCGGGGCCAGGCGAGCCGCATCGTCCTGAATGATCCGGGCGGCGTGGTGAAGGCCTTCCTGCTCGGAGACGCCAAGGCCTTCCAACTGGTGGACGGTCCAGGGGGAGACCTGAAACAGGCTTTGCGGGACAAGAAATTCGAGCTGGCGGTGGACGTGGAAGCCGAAGCGCCCGGGAAGCTGCAGCGCCAGGAGCCCTTCACCGTGAAGGCGATGGTGGATGAGAGCGAACAGGCTTCGGAACTGGCCCTCAAGCGCCTGAAAGAGGCTTTGAAAAAACAGGACCAGGTCTGGGTGCAGGCGCGCCTGGAAGCCATCCGGGCGCCCAAGGATCTTCCGAAGCCCACCAATCTGATCACTGAAAAGGCCAGCGACTTGGCCCTTGAACTCAGCAAGATGCTCGGACTCTTCGTTCCCTACATCCTGCTCATCGGCCTTTACACCAACGCGATGCAGCACGGCGTCTACATGACCGCCGGAGAAAAGGAGCGCCACACCATGCTGAGCCTCCTCTCCACGGCCATCCCCCGCAGCCACGTCATCTGGGGCAAGCTCCTGGCCACCTTCTCCATCGGCGTCCTCGGCACGGTCATGAACGTAGTGGGCATGAGCCTGGGCTTCACCCTTCTCGGCCACCAGGTGGCGGGCTCGGAAGCCGCCACGGCCGGAGCGGCCGCGGCGCCAAGCCTCAGCTTCTCTTCCCTGGCCAGCCCATCGACCTTGGGCCTCACCCTGCTGCTGCTGGTCCCGCTGGGCCTGTTCTTCTCCAGCATCATCCTGGTGCTGGGCACCCAGGCGAAAAACACCCGGGAGGCCATGACGGCCATCACGCCAGGCATTTTCGTGGTGGTCATGCTGGGGGTTTTCTCCACGGCCCCCGGCCTGGAGAAGATGGCTGCGCTGCCCTATGTGCCGGTGCTGAACGTGGCCCTCACGATCCGGAAATTGTTCTCCCATCAATTCGTGGCCTGGCAGTACATCCTGGCTTTCGTCATGACGTCGGGGCTGGCCGCGGCCATGGCCTGGCTGTCCACGAACATCCTGAACCGGGAGTCGGCGATCTTCAGGCAGTGAAGGCCCGGCAGCCGGTGCAGGACCCGTTTCCTCCAATCCGTGGTTGAATCAAGGTTGCGGCCCTGCGATATGATTCAGGTCTGAAACACTTGCGAGGATTCGAATGGCTAAGGCGAAACAACCGAGCGCGACAGCTACACCCTTGCTCCCCAAGGCTATCGACAGCCAGCTCACCAAGGCCCTCGGCCTGGTGGGTTCGAAGCACTACGCCGAGGCGCTGGAAATCTTCAAGGCCCTCGCGGGGCCAGCGAAGGAGACGGGGAATATCGCCCTGCAGCGGACTCTGCGCAATTACCTCGTGGTGTGTGAACAAAAGACCACCAAGGCCGCCAAGGCTGCGGCTGGGCCCGAGGGCGAAGCCCAATGGCTGTTGAACAAGAAGGACTCTGCCGGTGCCTTGTCGCTGCTGGAAAAATCCATCAAGGCCGCGCCCACCAGCGGAATTTTACACTTCCTGAAGGCGACGGCCCACGCGCAGCTCGGAGATGCGGAGGCCGCCGCTGAAGCGCTCAACCGTTCGATGCTGCTGAATGGCGACCTGCTGCACCTTTACCGGCTGGAAACGGATTTCGACGCGGTCCGCAACATGGCTCCTTTCGCGGCCATCGAACGTTCCTGACCCTTCATGGCGCTGCATCCGGACCTGCCCCTTCGAGTGGTGACCCTCGGGGGCGGGACGGGGCTGGCTGCCCTGCTCAGGGCCCTGAAATCAGAAGCTGAGCGGCCGGACCAGCCCTGGCAGCTCACCGGCATCGTCACGGTGTCGGACAACGGAGGATCTTCGGGACGGCTCCGGGAGGAACTCGGCGGCATCCCGCCCGGGGATCTGCGCAATTGCCTGTCGGCGCTCACCCGGCAGGAATCCATCCTCAGCGACCTGTTGAGCTACCGGTTCAAAGGCGAAGGAAGCCTGGCGGGACACAGCCTGGGCAACCTCATGCTGCTGGCCATGGTGGACATCACCGGGGATTGGGTGAAGGCCATCCGGGAGCTGAGCGGCGTGCTGGTGACCGCGGGGCGGCTCTTTCCGTCCACCACCGTGCCTGTGACCCTTTGCGCCACGGATGCCGAAGGCCGCTCCTATGTCGGCGAAACCGCCGTCAACGAAACCAAGGCGCCCATCCGGTCCATCTGGCTGGAGCCCGAAGCCCCGGAACCGCTGCCGGAAGCGATGCTCGCCATTCTGCGGGCGGACCTGATCCTCCTGGCGCCGGGAAGCCTCTACACCTCCACCCTGCCGAACCTGTTGATTCCGGAATTGCGGCGCGCCCTCCAACAGACGAACGCCCCGATCCTGTACGTGGCCAACTTGATGACCGAAGCCGGCGAAACCAGCGGGTTGGACTTGGAGGGCCACCTCCGGGCGATCCTGGACATCGGCGGCGTGCGGCCCACAGCGGTGCTGGTCAATGATTCCCTGCCTTCGCCCGAGGTCATGGCCCGCTACCGGGAGGAAGGCGGAGCTCCGATCCTGCCATCGGGTCCGGAGACCGCGGGCATTCCCGTGACCGCCAGACCCTTGCTGGACCTGGATGCGTCCGCGGCGAGGCATCATCCGTCGAAGGTGTTGAAGGCTGTCCGGGAAATGATTACAAATTATTAACAGGCCAATTCTGCCCTCGGGACGGCCAGCCTATTCATCTGTGCGTAAAATACTTGCCTGAGCTACTGGATATCTGGGATGGGGTGCCGCTGAATGGGGTTGAAGGGCGAACTTGCCACGATGGGCCTGGAAGACATCTTCCAGTGGCTGGCCGTTGGGAAGAAGACCGGAATCCTCGAAATCAAAGGCACGTCCCACACCAAGCGCGTGAGCTTCGCCGACGGCAAAGTCACCTCCGTGTGGTCTTCGGATCCCAGGGACTACCTGGGCCAGTTCCTGCTGGCCTCCAACCGCATCACCGAACAGCAGCTCGCGGAAGCGCTGGCCGCCCAGGAGGATGAGAACCAGGTGCTCGGCAAGATCCTGGTGAACCGCAACCTCATCAGCGAGGCGGAAATCCGCCGGATGGTGCAGACCAAGACCGAAGAAAGCATCTACGACACCTTTCTCTGGGGCGTGGGGACTTTCGAATTCCACGACAACCGGCTGCCAGACCAGAAGACCATGCTCATCAGCCTGGAGGTCACGGGCATCGTGCTGGAAGGCGCCCGCCGGATGGATGAATGGAAGGTCATCCGCCAGACCATCAAGGGCGAGGATGCAGTGCTGGGGCCGGTTTCGGAAGTCATCGCCGATATGCTGCCGCTCTCGCCGGAAGACGCCGATGTGCTGTTCCGCCTGGACGAGCGCAAGACCATCGCCCAGCTCATGCAGGAACTCCGCAGGTCGGAATTCATCCTCAGCAAGCATCTGCACGAAATGCTCGAGCGCGGCATGTTGCGGACCATCGATCCGGGCGGGCACCTGAATGACGCCACCCACGCCCAGCTCATGAAGGCCAAGGGATTGATGGAAAAGGAGAAGCTCCAGGAGGCCCAGAGTGAACTCCGGCGCCTGCTGCAGGTGGACCCGAAGATCCAGGAAGCCAGCCGCATGCTGGAGATGGTCCAGCACAAGCTGGAAGACCAGAACCTGGACCAGGAGCAAGTGCTCGAGCTGGCCCTGAGCATGGACGAACTGATGCAGACCCACCTGGAATCCAGCGAGGCCTTCCTGGCCACCCGCGTGAACGGGGTCTGGAGCATCCGCGATGTCATCGCCGGGAGCCCATTTCCTCCTGAAGAGTGCCTGGCCATCTTCGCGAAACTCATCCGCCGTGGGGTGCTGAAAGTGAGCAATGCCGGGCCATCCGGGACCCGGACCGCGACGTATAATTGAATTATGAGAAGCTGGATGCTTCCAATGGGAGGATTCATGCGCCTTGCCACGACCTGCTTCGCGCTGGCGGCCCTCACGCTGCCCCTGTGCGCCGCGTCCGCGCCCCAGTCCAGATCGAAACCCAGGACCAAGGCTCCGAAAGCTTCCCAGGCTGTGGCGAACCTCCAGGCCCAGGTGAAAAAACTGACCGCCGAGCGCGATGATCTCTCCGCGAAGCTCCGGGAAGCCCAGGTGCAGCAGGAAGACCTCGCCGCGGCCCAGAAGAGCCGGGACCTGGCCAAGGAAGAAGCGGCCTCCGTCCGCAAGGAACTGGAGCAGATCAAGGGCAGCCTGAAGGAGAACCAGCAAAGCGGCGACAGCATCCTGATGGACCTCCAGCGGGGCCGCGAAGCCCTCAAGGCCGCGCAGGAAGAGAACGCGAAACTCAGAGCAGACCTGCTCGCCGCCAACGCCAAGCTGGCCGGAAAGCAGGGGGAAGGCGCCCTGCTTCCCATCACCCCAGACGTGAATCCCGCCCGGCCCATCAACCTGAACCAGGTGCGTCCCAAGGCGAAGAAGGTGGACACCGGCGTGGTGGTGGTCAACGTGCTCGTCAATGAGAGCGGCGAAGTGCTGGCCACCAAACTGCTGCAGGGCCTGCCGGGCACTGGCGAGTGGGTGGACAAGGCCAACGAGGCTTGCGTGGAGGGCGCCAAGCGCCTGGTGTTCGAACCCGCTACCGTCGGCGAAGGCAAGACCCGCGTGCGGGTATGGCAGGGCGTGGGATTCTTGATCGACTAGGCCGAAAAGAAGTCCCAAGTCTCAAGTCTCAAGTAAAGCGGCCCCGAGTGGGGCCGCTACTGCATTTACTTGAGACTTTGGACTTGAGACTTGGGACTTCTTGCTCCGCTACTTCCCGCTCCGCAGATCCTTCCCCTCTTCTCCCACTAAGCAGCTCACGTCGCCCTGGGCCCATGCCTGGCAGGCCAGGCGCTGGTCCGGGGAGGCTTTGAGGATGGCGAGGATGCGCTTTTCAGCGGAGAGCGGCTCGCTGAGGTTTTGAGCGCCGCCTTCGATGGTGACGAGGCAGGTTCCGCAGCGCGCATGGCCGCCGCAGCGGTGGTGGAGGTCCACCTCGGCCTTGGTCGCGATGGCCAGGAGGCTCAGCTCCCGCTCCAGCTGCACCTCGCCTGCGGTCTTGCCTTTGAATGAAACCGTGAACATGGATGTCCCGCCAAGAAGGCGCCCGGCGCGGCAGCACAGCATTCAAGGCCGCGGCCGCACCGGGCGGAGCTCCATGTTAGCAGGCGCCTCGGGAGGCAGCGCGGGGAGCCGGGTTCACTCGGATCTCAGCGCATCCAGGGGTTTCGCGTTCAAGCTCCTCCAGGATCCCAGCAGGCCCACCGCGGCCGTGAGCAGGGCGGCCGCCGCCAGCAGCACAGGCGCGGCCCATGGATCCGCGTTGGCGGGCAGTTCCAGGATTTTCTTCGCGTAGAGGTCCGAGAGGATCCGGGCCATGCCGCTGGCGATGAGGGCCGCGCTGGCCCCCAGCAGCAGGAATTCCCAGAGCAGGCTGCCCAGCAGGGTGCCGTGGGTGGCGCCGAGGGTGCGCAGCAGGGCCAGATCCCGCTGCCGGCCCAGGCGGCCCGCCAACAGGCTCGCGGCCAGCACCAGGAGGCTGGAGGCCAGCATGAGCGTGGCGAGGGCGCGGGCCACGGTCGAGATCAGGTCCAGGATCCGGCCCACCTTGCGGGCCACTTCGGAGATGTCGATGACCGTGATGTTGGGGAAGGCCTGCGCCACCTCCGTCTGGATGCGGGCGCGGGTGTCCTCGCTTTCGGCTTCGAGGGCCACCAGATCCAGGCGCGGCGCCCCGCTCAGCAAGGAAGGGTGCAGGACGATGAAGAAATTGGGACGCATGGTCTGCCACACCACCTTGCGCAAGGAGGTGACCTTGCCGCGGATTTCCTGGCCCTGCACATCGAAGGCGAGTTCATCGCCGAGCCTGGCCTGGATGCTTTGCGCGAAGAATTCCTCCAGGGAGATTTCCGCGAGGGGCGCCCTGGGATCGCTCCAGAAGCGCCCGGCGACGAGGGTTTCGCCTTCCTCCAGCACCGCGCGGTAGGTGAGGTTCTGCTCTCGGGTGCGGAAGCCCTCGCGGCGGGTTTGCTCCTCGTTGCCTTCCACCGCCCCGGGCGCTTCGCGGACAGGGCGGCCGTTGATCGCCTTGAGGCGCGCCCGCACCAGGGGCGCCACCAAGGGCTCGCGTCCGGAAAGGCGCTTGAGCCGGGTTCGCAAGGCCTCGCTCTGGTCCGGCTGGACATCGATGAAAAAAAGATTAGGGCGGTTGCCCGCGCCGCGCTGTTTCAGGATCGGGCCCACCAGGTCGTCCTTGATGAAAGACGTGGCGAGCGTGAGGAAGATGGCCAGTCCCATCACCGCCATCATGAGCGAGGTGAGGGCCGGCTTGGCGCCCAGCTGCGCGAAGCCGAGCTTCATGGCGAGGGGCATGCGCGGGGCGAAGCGGCCATAGAGCCAGAGCATCAGGCGCGTGGCCCCCATGAGCAGCGCGAAGAGCAGGGCCAGGCCCGCCAGGGTGGCGAAGCCGGCCTTCAGGCTCGGGGCGTTGCGCAACACCAGCCAGGCCGCCACCAGCAGGGCCGAGCCACTGCAAAGCCAGGTCGCGGCGCGGTCCCCTCTCTGGACGGTGGATTCCCGCAGCAGCTCCAGGGGCCTGACCTTTCCCAGGCGCAGGAGGGGCGGAAGGGAAGGCAGCAGCACCATCGCCGCGGCCGCCAAGGTCTCGGTCAACGGGGGCCATTGAGCCGGGGCGTTCTTCGCCGCTGCGGGGATGATGTCGCCGAGGATCCTGGGGATGAACGCCGCGGCCGCCGAGCCCGCGGTGAAACCGAGAGCCAGGGCCGCGCCCAGCAGGATCAGGGTGAGTCCGCTGTAGATCAGCACCGGCGCGTTGGGCGGAGCGCCGAGGCAGCGCAGAATGGCCGCGTCGCGCCGCCGGCCATCGAGAAAGGCCGCGAGGATGGCCCAGGCGCCCAGGAGCGCCAGCAGCAGCGTGAACAGGCCCAACTGCTGGATGAACCGATTGAGGTTGCGGATGGGGCGCGCCAGGGCCCCGCTGGCCTCCTCATGGCTCTGGGCCCGCACCATCGGACCAGCATTTCCTGCAAGGGTCCGCAGCTTTGGCAGGAGGCTTCCGAGCCCGGCGCCGGGCTTGAGGGTCACCAGCAGGCGTCCTGTCATCCGCGAGCGCTGGGTCATGAGACCCAGGGACCGAGCTGTTTCCAGTTCCATGTGCACCCGCGGCCCGAGCGTGAAGGCCGAGGCCTGGCGGGATTCATCCCTGGCCACGATGCCCCGTACGGGCAGGTCGCTGGTGCCGATCCGCAGGGAGGCGCGCGGTTGGATTTCCGTAGATGGAGGTCCCGCCACCGACAAATGGAAGTTCTCCGCGAGAATCCCTTCCACGAACACGCCGTGGTCCAAGGCCGGGCGGCCCCCGGCATCGCCGGCAGGGCCGCCGGTGATGTCCAGCGCTCCCGCCAGCGGATACCCGGGGCCCGCCGCGCGCACTTCCACGAGTTTGGGCGGGGAGCCCTCCACCGTGGCCATGGTCGCGAAATCATAGACCAGGCAGGCGCGGTCCACCTCAGGAAGGGCCCGGACCTTGGCTTCCAAGCCTTCGGGCACCAGGCCGGTGGCATTCAGGGCCGCATCGCCGCCGAGGATGGCCCGGCTCTCGGAGTGGATGGCGCCCAGCACCCGCGCCGAGAACCCGTACGTGGCCGCAAAGGCTGCGAAGCCCAGGGACAGGCAAAGCGCGATGAGCAGCAGCCTTCCCTTCTGGCGGTCCAGTTCCCGGCCCACCATGCGAAGAAGGAAACCAGCCGTCATGCCGCGCCGTTCCCGAAGCGCCCGCCCTCCAGGAAGACTTGGCGATCCAGGCGGTCCGCCAGGTGGGGATCGTGGGTCACGAGCACCAGCGTGGTGCCCAGGTCCTGATGCAAGGCCAGCAGCAGCTCGAACACCTTTGAGGCGTTCACGCGGTCCAGGCTGCCGGTGGGTTCATCGCAAAGCAGGATCTTGGGCCGGGCCACGACGGCCCGCGCGATGGCCACCCGCTGGCATTCGCCGCCGCTGAGCTGGCCGGGCAGGTGCGCCATGCGGTGTTCCAGCCCCACCCGGGCGAGGGCCTCCTGCGCGGATTTTATGGGAGAGCCAAGCCCCGCGATCTCCGCGGCGATGACGACGTTTTGCAGTGCCGAAAAATGCTGGAGCAGGTGGAAGGCCTGGAACACGAATCCCAGGTTCCGGGCCCGGAAACGCGACAGGCCCGCTTCGCCGAGGGTTCCCAGCCGGTGGCCCGCGACGTTGACCTCGCCGGAAGTGGGCTGGTCCAGGCCCGCCAGCAGGCCCAGCAGGGTGCTCTTGCCGCTGCCGGAAGGGCCCTCGATGGCCACCGAAAGGCCGGCCTCGAAGGAGCAGGACAGGTTTTCCAGAACCGTGAGGGATTCACCCGAGGGGGATTCAAATATCCGCGACACCGCGCGCAGTTCGATCATGAACCCAGCGTACCGGAACAGACCACGTGAATCCTGGACCCTAGCCGTGAGAATCTTTTCCTATGCGCCATTGGCTGTCCATCCTGCTGTTCCTGCCCACCTGCGCGGGACATGCCACGGCTCCATCCGAAACCCGCCGCACGGTCGTGTTCCTGGGCGACAGCCTGACGGCGGGGCTGGGATTGCCGCTGGAACAGTCCTTTCCGTCCCTGATCGAAGCCCGCCTCCGGGCGGAACGGAGGCCCTGGAAGGTCGTGAACGCGGGTGTCTCCGGCGACACCACCGCCGGTGGATTGGCCAGGCTCGACTGGATCTACAGGCAGAAGGTGGATGTGCTGGTGGTGGCCTTGGGGGCAAACGACGGCCTGCGCGGACTTCCCGCCGTCCAGACCGAACAGAACCTGCGGGGGATCCTCCAGCGGGCCCGCAGGGAAGGCTCCCGCGTGCTCCTGGCGGGCATCCGCCTGCCGGATAATTTCGGTCCCCGGGCCCAGGCCCGCTTCGCGGCCATCTATCCGCGCCTGGCGGCGGAATTCCGCGTGCCGCTGGTGCCTTTCCTGCTCGAGGGTGTGGCCATGGAACCGGGATTGAACCAACCGGATGGCATCCATCCCAACGCCGAGGGAGCGCGCCGGGTGGCGGACCACCTCTGGAAGAAGTTGGGGCCGATGCTCTCCGGTCCACGCTGAAGAGCTACACTGCACCAAAGCAATCGTAATGGGTGGAACTGGAGCCTTCATGAAGTGGTTGAAGCGGATCGTGCTGATCCTGGGTGTGGCCTTGGGGCTTGGAGCCCTCTGGGCCTGGTGGACCATCCAGCGCCAGCTCCCGGATAGCGCGGTTCCCGTGATCCATGGCCTCGCCAACCGCGTCCAGGTGGTGTTCGATGCGCGGGGAGTCGCGACCATCAAGGCTGGATCCTTCCAGGACGCCTTCCGCGTGCAGGGCTATCTGTCGGCCCGGGAACGCCTGTTCCAGATGGAATTGCAGCGTCGCACCGCCGACGGGCTGCTGGCCGAAATCTTCGGCCCCTCGGCCTTGCCGGTGGACCGGATCCACCGGGTCTATGGCTTCCACCAGACGGCCGATGCGGCTTCGCCCCAATTGCCCGAAGACGAACGGGACGCCTTGGAGGCCTTTTCAGACGGGGTCAACGCCTTCATCCAAAGCCATCCCGGCCGGTGGGGACTTGAATTCCAGTTGCTCGGCATCAAGCCCCGGCCCTGGACCCCCGCGGATTGCCTGAAGGGCCTGCTGCTGATGCACGAGGATCTCTCCAGCACCTGGAAGACGGAGCTGCGCAACGAAGCCTTGAAAGTCCTGCCTGAACCCCAGCGGCGCGCGATCCAGCCCGTGGCGACGGATTGGGACCAACTCATCATTCCGGACGTGGAAGCGCCGCGCCTGGATGCGGAGCTGCTCTTCCAGGCCCAGCCGCTGTTCAAATCCGCGAAGCTGCCCGGATTGCCCAGGGATGGGCTCGGCCTCAGCCCATCCGCCGGAGAACGCGATCCCTCCATCGGCTCCAATGCCTGGGTGGTGAGCGGGAGCCGCACCGCGAGCGGGAAGCCGATCCTCGGGAACGATCCCCACCTGGGGCTTTCGAGTCCCGGCATCTGGCTGCCCCTGCGCATCGAAATCGGCGAGCGGCACGCAGAGGGCGTGGCGCTGCCCTTCCTGCCGGGCATCACCCTGGGCCGCAACCAGGCCATCGCCTGGGGATTCACGAATCTGGGCACCGACGTCCAGGATCTCTACCGGGAAGCTCCGAAGGGTGAGCGCATCGAGGACATCCCCGTCAAAGGCCGGGCGGCCGAGCGGTTGCGGGTGCCCTTGGGCGCCCACGGGCCGCAGGTGCGGCCGGGCTACAGCCTGAAATGGACCGCCCTGGATCCCGCGAATCTGCGGATGCCCGTCACGAAGCTGATCCGCGCCACGGATTGGGACAGCTTCAACGCCGCCTGCGATGGGTTCCTGGGTCCCGCGCAGAACATCGTCTATGCCGACGCGGAGGGCCACATCGGCTACCGCGCGACTGGTCTCGTGCCCCTTCGGAAGAAGGGCGACGATGGTTCCCTACCGGTGGACGGCAACGACCCCAGCAACGATTGGCAGGGCTTCGTGAGCCAGGCGGAAATGCCCCGGGTGCTGGATCCGGCCAGGGGCTACCTGGTGACCGCCAACCAAAGGATACTGGGCAGCGGTTTTCCGTATCCGGTCGCCACG comes from Holophagaceae bacterium and encodes:
- a CDS encoding aminotransferase class I/II-fold pyridoxal phosphate-dependent enzyme, with protein sequence MRILDFRSDTVTKPSPEMRAAMAEAEVGDDVLERDPTLDRLERKVAEVLGKEAALWTPTGCMANGIAMMLHLRRGDRFLAPAQAHVLGSELGTAAWLAGGMPEALPWTGKSGRITGDQVRKAAGSSGPYYTLRTTLLCLENTHNFAGGTCLSLQDHRELTAAAQEKKLAVHLDGARLWHAAAFLGVLVHELADGADTVSVCLSKGLGAPMGSLLAGTAEKIEEARRIRKMLGGGVRQGGVMAAAGLVALDYLPRIPEDHAKAMELATGLRKLGFHLETPETNILLVPVPSVPSSTEALRGLGVLATSVGSALRFITHRDIEAGGIQEALGRIATCADAILSASET
- a CDS encoding undecaprenyl-diphosphate phosphatase, with protein sequence MQLWHAILLGLIQGLTEFLPVSSTAHLTLAEHLMLGRGMPLAFDVLLHVGTLLALCVYFRKELFQVFMGIIGKDAEGRKSALWLFIAMIPTGIFGLATKGIKETAKQHLWVYGIGLLVTAWMLYLANERSKKQAGRDLEALTAKDALAIGAIQGLGGGFGLSRSGSTISVGVFSGLKLPSSTRFSFLLGIPTIAAAALLEAKELVVPMVKHLPMPEEMRFPAGSINPVLACVVGVAVAAVSGYFAIGVLDRFTRSPKLNGFAFYCLCMGLAMLILGTVGVDGFFYATTMQHP
- a CDS encoding ABC transporter ATP-binding protein — encoded protein: MIQVTDLHKAFTVKDGKTKAKKRIEAVRGISFQVNPGEIYGLLGPNGAGKSTTLRMIATLMQPDQGTIEVCGLDTQKEGEKVRGKLGYLSTDMNVYERFTPRELLRIFGEFQGVDPTIAERRGLYLLEKLQLMDFTDVKMDGLSSGQKQKVSIARALLHDPKVVIFDEPTTGLDVLTAKTVLDLLRVMKSEGRTVIVSTHVMPLVDEICDRVGIIFDGELYGDAPPREILGRYSVRTLDEVFFQLAAGGAR
- a CDS encoding ABC transporter permease, producing MRGVGLIFKKEWMEFSKDRRTLFFTFVIPLILFPAIFMMMTKMAQGDSNRRRGQASRIVLNDPGGVVKAFLLGDAKAFQLVDGPGGDLKQALRDKKFELAVDVEAEAPGKLQRQEPFTVKAMVDESEQASELALKRLKEALKKQDQVWVQARLEAIRAPKDLPKPTNLITEKASDLALELSKMLGLFVPYILLIGLYTNAMQHGVYMTAGEKERHTMLSLLSTAIPRSHVIWGKLLATFSIGVLGTVMNVVGMSLGFTLLGHQVAGSEAATAGAAAAPSLSFSSLASPSTLGLTLLLLVPLGLFFSSIILVLGTQAKNTREAMTAITPGIFVVVMLGVFSTAPGLEKMAALPYVPVLNVALTIRKLFSHQFVAWQYILAFVMTSGLAAAMAWLSTNILNRESAIFRQ
- the yvcK gene encoding uridine diphosphate-N-acetylglucosamine-binding protein YvcK, with amino-acid sequence MALHPDLPLRVVTLGGGTGLAALLRALKSEAERPDQPWQLTGIVTVSDNGGSSGRLREELGGIPPGDLRNCLSALTRQESILSDLLSYRFKGEGSLAGHSLGNLMLLAMVDITGDWVKAIRELSGVLVTAGRLFPSTTVPVTLCATDAEGRSYVGETAVNETKAPIRSIWLEPEAPEPLPEAMLAILRADLILLAPGSLYTSTLPNLLIPELRRALQQTNAPILYVANLMTEAGETSGLDLEGHLRAILDIGGVRPTAVLVNDSLPSPEVMARYREEGGAPILPSGPETAGIPVTARPLLDLDASAARHHPSKVLKAVREMITNY
- a CDS encoding DUF4388 domain-containing protein; protein product: MKGELATMGLEDIFQWLAVGKKTGILEIKGTSHTKRVSFADGKVTSVWSSDPRDYLGQFLLASNRITEQQLAEALAAQEDENQVLGKILVNRNLISEAEIRRMVQTKTEESIYDTFLWGVGTFEFHDNRLPDQKTMLISLEVTGIVLEGARRMDEWKVIRQTIKGEDAVLGPVSEVIADMLPLSPEDADVLFRLDERKTIAQLMQELRRSEFILSKHLHEMLERGMLRTIDPGGHLNDATHAQLMKAKGLMEKEKLQEAQSELRRLLQVDPKIQEASRMLEMVQHKLEDQNLDQEQVLELALSMDELMQTHLESSEAFLATRVNGVWSIRDVIAGSPFPPEECLAIFAKLIRRGVLKVSNAGPSGTRTATYN
- a CDS encoding (2Fe-2S)-binding protein, producing the protein MFTVSFKGKTAGEVQLERELSLLAIATKAEVDLHHRCGGHARCGTCLVTIEGGAQNLSEPLSAEKRILAILKASPDQRLACQAWAQGDVSCLVGEEGKDLRSGK